One segment of Proteus appendicitidis DNA contains the following:
- a CDS encoding YeiH family protein yields MSEQSQPITLAKKCFTPVYRWLPGLLLTGVLTALAIYIGDIPWFSSMGLGALTLAILFGIIVGNTFYPVAKPYSDEGVKFAKHYLLRTGIILYGFRLTFQQIADVGATGLIIDAIMLISTFLIAMWIGRKYFGLDEQTVILIGAGSSICGAAAVMATEPVVKAQASQVAVAVSTVVIFGTIGIFLYPWFYHLNAFAGWLPFTEETFGIFSGSTIHEVAQVVAVGHSISPDAENAAVISKMIRVMMLAPFLIILSTYLSKKKSKANNGAQSTEKSPITIPWFAVFFILMAGFNSLNLIPASIVSYIVTIDTILLAMAMVALGLTTHISAIRQAGVKPLLLALFLFFWLTLGGAVINIFIQTVLMS; encoded by the coding sequence ATGTCAGAGCAAAGTCAACCTATTACATTGGCGAAAAAATGTTTTACTCCAGTCTATCGCTGGCTTCCTGGTTTATTACTAACAGGCGTATTAACTGCGCTTGCTATTTATATTGGTGATATTCCTTGGTTTTCTAGCATGGGTTTAGGTGCATTAACACTGGCTATCTTATTCGGTATTATTGTGGGTAATACCTTTTATCCTGTTGCAAAGCCTTATAGTGATGAAGGTGTTAAATTCGCTAAGCACTATTTATTACGTACAGGTATTATTTTGTACGGTTTTAGACTGACTTTTCAGCAAATTGCAGATGTAGGTGCAACAGGTTTAATTATAGATGCCATTATGCTGATATCGACTTTTCTTATTGCTATGTGGATTGGTCGCAAATATTTCGGTTTAGATGAACAAACTGTCATCTTAATTGGTGCGGGTAGTAGTATTTGTGGTGCTGCTGCTGTTATGGCGACAGAGCCTGTTGTTAAAGCACAAGCCAGCCAAGTTGCTGTTGCGGTTTCTACTGTTGTGATTTTCGGGACCATTGGTATTTTTCTTTACCCTTGGTTCTACCACTTAAATGCATTTGCAGGTTGGCTACCATTTACCGAAGAAACTTTTGGTATTTTTTCTGGTTCAACAATTCATGAAGTGGCTCAAGTCGTTGCTGTAGGGCACTCCATTAGCCCTGATGCTGAAAATGCAGCAGTTATTAGTAAAATGATCCGCGTAATGATGTTAGCACCGTTCTTAATTATTCTTTCAACTTATTTAAGTAAAAAGAAAAGCAAGGCAAACAATGGCGCACAATCTACTGAAAAAAGCCCAATTACTATTCCTTGGTTTGCCGTATTCTTTATTTTAATGGCTGGCTTTAACTCTTTGAATTTAATTCCAGCGTCTATTGTTAGTTATATTGTGACTATCGATACCATTCTATTAGCAATGGCAATGGTGGCATTAGGTTTAACAACGCATATTAGTGCTATCCGACAAGCAGGCGTCAAACCATTATTGTTAGCGTTATTCTTATTTTTCTGGTTAACCCTTGGTGGTGCGGTGATTAATATCTTTATTCAAACTGTGTTGATGTCTTAA
- the yieE gene encoding DNA-binding transcriptional regulator YeiE: MRITLRQLEVFTEVLKSGSTTQASQQLALSQSAVSASLTDLESQLGVQLFDRVGKRLVTNEHGRLLYPRALSLLERATEVEQLFQAGNGALRIAASTTIGNYILPQMLGNFHRNYPDIPLEMSIGNTEEVVKLVSEFRVDLGLIEGACQSSELISQKWLLDEMVIFCSPDHPLAKAPKVTLADLQTAPWILRENGSGTRDVLNHLLFASLPGYRIEMELGNSEAIKHAVMYEMGISCLSRRVIEEQINNGSLKEIKVEGLTLQRTLYLVYHRQKHVSDALKKLLTYCNAEHLIGNFS, translated from the coding sequence ATGCGAATTACGTTGCGGCAACTGGAAGTCTTTACTGAAGTTCTCAAGAGTGGTTCTACAACGCAAGCATCACAACAGCTTGCTTTATCTCAATCTGCTGTCAGTGCATCTTTAACTGATCTCGAAAGCCAATTAGGCGTACAGCTTTTTGATAGAGTGGGAAAACGGCTTGTCACAAATGAACATGGGAGATTACTTTATCCCAGAGCATTATCTTTACTTGAACGAGCAACTGAAGTGGAGCAGTTATTCCAAGCTGGAAATGGTGCTTTACGCATCGCTGCAAGTACAACAATAGGCAATTATATTTTACCTCAAATGCTGGGTAATTTTCATCGTAACTATCCTGATATTCCGCTAGAAATGAGTATTGGAAATACCGAGGAAGTCGTTAAATTAGTGAGCGAATTTCGTGTTGATTTAGGGTTAATTGAAGGCGCTTGTCAAAGTTCTGAATTGATTAGCCAGAAATGGCTTTTAGATGAGATGGTTATTTTTTGCTCGCCTGATCATCCGTTAGCTAAAGCGCCTAAAGTGACTTTAGCGGATTTACAGACAGCTCCTTGGATTTTACGAGAGAATGGTTCCGGAACTCGAGATGTACTTAACCATCTTCTATTTGCTTCTTTACCAGGCTACCGCATTGAAATGGAATTAGGTAACTCAGAAGCAATAAAACACGCCGTGATGTATGAAATGGGGATCAGTTGTTTATCTCGTCGAGTCATTGAAGAGCAGATTAATAACGGCTCATTAAAAGAGATAAAAGTAGAAGGGCTAACCTTACAACGTACCTTATATCTTGTTTATCATCGTCAAAAACATGTTTCTGATGCACTGAAAAAACTGCTGACGTATTGTAATGCTGAACATTTAATCGGCAATTTTTCATAA
- a CDS encoding amino acid permease — MSEQQNSTAGSGAVRTLRRELKARHLAMIAIGGSIGTGLFVASGATVAQAGPGGALLSYALIGLMVYFLMTSLGELAAFMPVSGSFSTYGSKYVEEGFGFALGWNYWYNWAVTIAVDLVAAQLVMLYWFPDVDGWIWSALFLGVIFLLNYISVKGFGEAEYWFSLIKVSTVIIFIIVGIAMITGIMKGAENAGWHNWEIGDAPFAGGFAAMIGVAMIVGFSFQGTELIGIAAGESKDPAKNIPKAVRKVFWRILLFYIFAILIISLIIPYTDPSLLRNDVGDISVSPFTLVFKNAGLLSAAAIMNAVILTAVLSAGNSGMYASTRMLFTLAREGKAPKCFGKLSKNGVPRNALYATTVVAGLCFLSSMYGNQTVYLWLLNTSGMTGFIAWLGIAISHYRFRKGYVAQGRDLNDLPYRSGFFPIGPIFAFILCLIITLGQNYQAFLEDTIDWYGAIATYIGIPLFLLIWFTYKIVKKTRFIRYNEMEFPTHIANKK; from the coding sequence ATGTCAGAACAACAAAATAGTACTGCAGGTTCGGGCGCAGTACGCACTTTGCGCCGAGAGTTAAAAGCGCGACATTTAGCGATGATCGCTATTGGTGGTTCAATTGGTACAGGGCTTTTTGTCGCATCTGGTGCAACTGTTGCTCAAGCAGGGCCGGGTGGGGCATTACTCTCTTATGCTTTAATTGGATTAATGGTCTATTTTCTAATGACGAGCCTTGGAGAATTAGCCGCATTTATGCCTGTTTCCGGCTCTTTTTCAACATACGGCTCTAAGTATGTCGAAGAAGGCTTTGGTTTCGCATTAGGTTGGAACTATTGGTATAACTGGGCGGTTACAATTGCTGTTGACCTTGTTGCTGCACAATTGGTGATGCTCTATTGGTTCCCTGATGTTGATGGTTGGATCTGGAGCGCTCTATTCCTTGGCGTTATTTTCTTACTCAACTATATCTCGGTAAAAGGATTTGGTGAGGCAGAATATTGGTTCTCTTTAATCAAAGTTTCCACAGTAATTATCTTTATTATTGTGGGTATTGCGATGATCACTGGCATTATGAAAGGTGCCGAAAACGCAGGTTGGCATAATTGGGAAATTGGTGATGCACCTTTTGCGGGTGGATTTGCTGCCATGATTGGTGTTGCCATGATTGTTGGTTTCTCATTCCAAGGTACAGAATTAATTGGTATTGCAGCGGGTGAATCTAAAGATCCTGCTAAAAATATTCCTAAAGCTGTGCGTAAAGTCTTCTGGCGTATCTTATTATTTTATATCTTTGCAATTTTAATCATTAGCTTAATTATCCCGTACACTGATCCTAGCTTACTGCGTAATGATGTGGGTGATATTAGCGTTAGTCCATTCACGCTAGTCTTTAAAAATGCGGGATTATTATCTGCGGCTGCCATTATGAATGCGGTTATCTTAACGGCGGTACTTTCTGCGGGTAACTCAGGCATGTATGCATCAACGCGTATGCTGTTTACATTAGCAAGAGAAGGCAAAGCACCAAAATGCTTTGGTAAGTTGTCTAAAAATGGTGTGCCACGTAATGCGCTTTATGCGACAACAGTTGTTGCTGGTCTATGCTTTTTAAGCTCCATGTACGGAAATCAAACGGTTTACTTGTGGTTATTAAATACCTCGGGAATGACGGGTTTTATTGCATGGTTAGGTATTGCGATTAGTCACTACCGTTTCCGTAAAGGTTATGTTGCACAAGGTCGTGATTTAAATGACTTACCTTATCGCTCTGGCTTCTTCCCAATTGGTCCTATTTTCGCCTTTATATTGTGTTTAATTATTACATTAGGTCAAAATTACCAAGCGTTCTTAGAAGATACGATTGATTGGTATGGTGCAATTGCAACCTATATTGGTATCCCATTATTTTTATTAATTTGGTTTACTTACAAGATTGTGAAGAAAACCCGCTTTATTCGTTATAATGAAATGGAATTTCCAACGCACATTGCGAATAAAAAATAA
- a CDS encoding FecCD family ABC transporter permease has product MSIMSERLATQEHEKNASDNVKAHYRKMMNKRMLWLGVIVLIICASVVLDFTMGPSGLSLEKLLTTLFQPELVDAGSRVIVWDIRLPYALMAVVVGMSLGLAGAEMQTILNNPLASPFTLGLSNAASFGAALAIVLGIGIPGIPDQWFISANAFLFALLSALLLDGITRWTRVPTSGVVLFGIAMVFTFNALVSMMQFIATEDTLQGLVFWTMGSLARATWVKLGVMTGAFAVIMVISWMSSWKLTALRLGEDRAISFGIDVKRLRLGSLLRISILTALAVAFVGPIAFIGLVAPHIARMMFGEDHRFYLPASALIGALVLSLASIASKNLIPGVIIPVGIVTSLVGVPFFLSMILRHRGNI; this is encoded by the coding sequence ATGAGCATTATGTCAGAGAGACTCGCCACACAAGAGCATGAAAAAAATGCATCAGATAATGTGAAAGCCCATTATCGGAAAATGATGAATAAACGCATGCTATGGCTGGGAGTTATCGTTTTAATTATTTGTGCTTCAGTGGTGTTAGATTTCACTATGGGGCCTTCTGGTTTATCACTTGAAAAATTATTAACCACCCTGTTTCAACCGGAGCTTGTTGATGCAGGCTCTCGAGTGATTGTTTGGGATATTCGCTTACCTTATGCCTTAATGGCGGTTGTGGTAGGGATGTCGCTAGGATTAGCGGGTGCAGAAATGCAAACTATTCTAAATAACCCGTTAGCAAGCCCTTTCACACTTGGTTTATCAAATGCTGCTTCATTTGGTGCTGCATTAGCGATTGTTTTAGGGATTGGTATTCCGGGTATTCCTGACCAATGGTTTATTTCGGCGAATGCGTTTCTCTTTGCATTATTATCAGCTTTATTATTAGACGGAATTACTCGCTGGACTCGTGTTCCTACATCTGGAGTGGTGCTTTTTGGTATTGCCATGGTGTTTACGTTCAACGCACTAGTCTCAATGATGCAATTTATTGCAACAGAAGACACTCTCCAAGGTCTAGTTTTCTGGACTATGGGAAGTTTAGCGCGTGCAACATGGGTAAAACTCGGTGTGATGACGGGGGCTTTTGCTGTCATTATGGTGATTTCATGGATGAGTTCATGGAAATTAACTGCATTGCGATTAGGCGAAGACCGAGCGATCAGCTTTGGTATTGATGTAAAGCGTTTAAGATTAGGCTCCTTACTGCGCATCAGTATTTTAACCGCACTCGCAGTCGCTTTTGTGGGGCCAATTGCCTTTATTGGTTTAGTTGCTCCTCATATTGCTCGTATGATGTTTGGTGAAGATCATCGATTCTATCTGCCAGCAAGCGCATTAATTGGAGCTTTAGTTTTATCATTGGCATCTATTGCTTCTAAAAATTTAATACCGGGTGTCATTATTCCAGTGGGTATTGTGACATCGCTGGTGGGCGTGCCATTTTTCCTCAGTATGATTTTACGTCATAGGGGGAATATCTAA
- a CDS encoding ABC transporter ATP-binding protein: protein MMEGLKIQDFSAGYAKHLIIKALDVEPLPKGKVTVLLGPNGSGKSTLLRALAGLNKSSGVVSLDGNDLASMNFAQRAQNVVYLPQTLPAGVHLHVLESIIVAQRASGGLHNEHSEAQVMHLLRQLGIEHLALRYLDELSGGQKQLVGLAQSLIRQPSLLLLDEPLSALDLNYQYHVMDLVAKETHRRNIITVVVVHDINIALRHGEHVLMLKQGQLIAQGAPDKVITAQSLADVYGVQGRLEYCSQGIPQIIIDGLVDKI, encoded by the coding sequence ATGATGGAAGGATTAAAGATCCAAGATTTTAGCGCTGGTTATGCTAAACATCTTATCATTAAGGCACTTGATGTGGAGCCATTACCTAAAGGAAAAGTCACCGTATTATTGGGACCAAATGGTAGCGGAAAATCAACATTATTAAGAGCGTTAGCTGGATTAAATAAGTCATCAGGTGTTGTCAGTTTAGATGGCAACGATTTGGCTTCGATGAATTTTGCACAACGCGCTCAAAATGTAGTCTATTTGCCACAAACATTACCTGCTGGTGTTCATTTACATGTTTTAGAATCCATTATTGTGGCGCAACGTGCTTCAGGTGGATTACATAATGAACATAGTGAAGCCCAGGTCATGCATTTATTACGGCAATTAGGTATTGAGCATTTAGCATTACGCTATTTAGATGAATTATCTGGTGGTCAAAAACAATTAGTAGGGCTTGCTCAATCATTAATTAGACAGCCTTCTTTATTATTATTGGATGAGCCATTAAGCGCACTAGATCTTAATTACCAATATCATGTAATGGATTTAGTGGCTAAAGAAACACACCGTAGAAATATTATTACTGTCGTCGTTGTCCACGATATTAATATCGCCTTACGACATGGTGAGCATGTATTAATGTTGAAACAAGGACAGTTAATTGCGCAAGGCGCGCCAGATAAGGTTATCACGGCACAAAGCCTTGCCGATGTTTATGGTGTTCAAGGTCGATTGGAATATTGTTCACAAGGAATACCTCAAATTATTATTGATGGTTTAGTGGATAAAATATAG